GGCTGCCGACTATGGTGTGCCAACCCTGGGCCTGGCCTATGTCGCCAGCGAGGATTTTCTTAGAGATCACCCCGAAGAATTGCGGCGTTTTCTGCGCGCAGCTTTGCGTGGGATTGAGTACGCAGCCGCCCACATAGATGAAGCCGTCCAGATTGTGCTGAAATATAGCGGCCAGGAGAGCGATGCGAGCCATATGCGCTACATGCTGGAGACAGAGTTGGAAGATGCTCAAAATCCGAACGGCTTTGGCGCCCAAACCCAAGCCCAATGGCAGGCGTTGGCAGAAATGCTCCTTCGTTATCAGGCCCTGCCTAAAGCGGTTGAGGTTGAAAAAGCGTTCACAGACGACCTGCTGCCGGTGAAGAACCCCTAGGTAGAGTTTTTCATGCCGCATAGATTTCCTCGATATCGGCGAGGACTGAGTCGCGAATGAGCGGCTTTAATCCGTCCATGGGAACCAAATCAACCGGGCGATGGAACAACTCTGCAAGTTCGCGTTGCAGGCGCGAGAAAGTAAGCAGCCCGATTCTCGCATTTGGTAGAAAGGACACCAGCACATCCACGTCGCTATCCGCGCTGAAATTATTTCCCAACACAGAACCAAACAAAGCCAGTTTTTGCACCTGATAACGGCGGCAGAGCGCAATCAGTTCCTTTTTGGGAATCTTAATTTTCACTCGCGAAGGATTGGATGTTGCCATGTCCGTAATTATACAACAAAGCCACTCCGACAAATCCTGCCTGGATAGGGCAGGATGATGAACGGTCGGTTGAGACGTTGGCTGGATTGCATTTCATTGCCTGTGCGATCTTGATGACACATCCGTTCATAAGTTTCATGGTGCAAAGTTCATAACAGACTCTAGCATGTCTGGCAAGGGAAGAAGAAGTCCGCAAAGCAAGCGGTTTTTTACTTCCCCAGCCACCAGGCAACCAGATAATATCCCAGAACCCCTGCCCAGATCCAGGAGTCAATGCGATCGAAGATGCCACCATGGCCTGGCAGGATATGGCTTGAATCCTTCACGCCCGCCTGGCGTTTGATCATGCTCTCGCCGAGGTCGCCAAGCGGCGTAAGCGCCGAGAGTATCAAGCCCAAAACAGCCCCCTTCCAGGGCGCAATCGCCGTCGCCTGCCCGGCACCCAAACTCCACAAGGCAGCCAGAGCCCAACCCGACAGTGTCCCGCTGGCCAGCCCTGCCCAATAGCCTTCCCAGGTTTTATGCGGGCTGAGACGAGGGGAAAAAGGGCGTTTTCCAAAGCGGCTGCCGATCAGGTAAGCCCCGCTATCTGCCAGCCAGACCGCTGGCAGGGCAATCAAGAACCACCACTTGCCTTCAGGCAATGCCCGCAAAGAGACCAGGTAAGAGGCCAGCCAGCCGCAATAGATCATGCCCATCATCGAGACGGCAAAATCGGTGGCTGCCTGCTGACGACCG
This genomic interval from Anaerolineae bacterium contains the following:
- a CDS encoding Phosphatidate cytidylyltransferase; this encodes MLASRLIVAIVLLPLGAWVIALGGLPLALVVALLSGVAAWEVAHMLGKVGYRATEWGMPVGAALLVLARHQGGFEGAAFALSLVILGSMTYHLIDFERGRQQAATDFAVSMMGMIYCGWLASYLVSLRALPEGKWWFLIALPAVWLADSGAYLIGSRFGKRPFSPRLSPHKTWEGYWAGLASGTLSGWALAALWSLGAGQATAIAPWKGAVLGLILSALTPLGDLGESMIKRQAGVKDSSHILPGHGGIFDRIDSWIWAGVLGYYLVAWWLGK